The proteins below are encoded in one region of Candidatus Binatus sp.:
- the rpsU gene encoding 30S ribosomal protein S21 yields the protein MEIRVEGSLDQAMRVLKRKLAKEGVFKEMKKRAFYEKPSVRRKRKRSEAQRRRRKEQRRRRASAM from the coding sequence ATGGAAATTCGGGTCGAAGGCTCCCTTGATCAAGCGATGCGCGTGCTCAAACGCAAGCTGGCCAAGGAGGGCGTGTTCAAAGAAATGAAGAAGCGCGCCTTTTACGAGAAGCCCAGCGTCCGCCGCAAGCGCAAGCGATCCGAAGCCCAACGCCGCCGCCGCAAGGAACAACGCCGTCGCCGCGCGTCCGCGATGTAG
- a CDS encoding cyclase family protein: MAQIDLKKVPRFSELPAKPGKPAESSWGVFGDDDELGCLNFLSADGVVEAARLVRKGAVFRLDTKINYATPPLFNRTPAKHTILSFESYGLLGFDDSLDNYNTQEGSQWDGLAHVGSPRYQSLYNGVKASEIKDGPTGRLSIHKWANKVVGRAVLIDVCKYRTAEGRPLNPLDSEAYSLADLRAALIAQGGELRPGTILLIRTGWMPAYLAASAAEKTAMAPLEKLKACGIEATREMVEWFWDNRIAAVGTDCPAVEPWPWDFKDEGALHYRTLCLLGLPIGEQFNLEELAADCAADKRYECMLVSVPINLEGGIASPPNAVAIK; this comes from the coding sequence ATGGCGCAAATCGATTTGAAAAAAGTTCCGCGCTTCTCCGAACTGCCGGCCAAGCCGGGCAAACCCGCCGAGTCCTCGTGGGGCGTGTTCGGCGACGACGACGAACTCGGATGCCTCAATTTTCTTTCCGCCGACGGCGTGGTCGAAGCCGCGCGATTGGTGCGCAAGGGCGCCGTGTTTCGGCTCGATACCAAAATCAACTACGCGACCCCGCCGCTGTTCAATCGCACCCCAGCCAAGCATACGATCCTGAGCTTCGAAAGTTACGGCTTGCTCGGCTTCGACGATTCGCTCGACAACTACAACACCCAGGAAGGCAGCCAGTGGGACGGCCTCGCGCACGTCGGCAGCCCGCGCTACCAGAGCCTCTACAACGGCGTGAAGGCGAGCGAGATCAAGGATGGCCCGACTGGGCGGCTGAGCATCCACAAGTGGGCGAACAAGGTCGTCGGGCGCGCGGTGCTGATCGACGTATGCAAGTATCGCACGGCAGAGGGGCGTCCGCTGAATCCGCTCGATTCGGAGGCGTACAGCCTTGCCGATCTGAGGGCGGCGTTGATCGCGCAGGGCGGCGAGTTGCGGCCCGGCACGATCCTGCTGATACGCACCGGATGGATGCCGGCGTATCTGGCGGCGTCGGCGGCGGAGAAGACTGCGATGGCGCCGCTCGAGAAGCTGAAGGCGTGCGGAATCGAGGCGACGCGCGAGATGGTCGAATGGTTCTGGGACAATCGCATCGCCGCGGTCGGCACCGATTGTCCCGCGGTCGAGCCGTGGCCGTGGGATTTCAAGGATGAAGGCGCGCTGCATTACCGCACGCTCTGCCTTTTGGGATTGCCGATCGGCGAGCAATTCAATCTTGAGGAACTCGCGGCCGATTGCGCGGCCGACAAGCGTTACGAATGCATGCTGGTGTCGGTGCCGATCAATCTGGAAGGCGGGATCGCATCGCCGCCGAACGCAGTCGCGATCAAATAG
- the pyrE gene encoding orotate phosphoribosyltransferase: MISERSRLLEILKQTSYMENQTEGFLLASGERSPYYVDCKKALSHPEARMLIGSLIYSIIEKDDPIDAVGGLEIGAYPIATAVSDKIWQETGKSVRAFVARKDQKKHGVGKRLAGDVRQGDKALIVDDVITSGGSAIMAIDRAREEGLEVRRVIALIDREEQDGRKTIEARGVKYDALFTLSDLIHFHGHDQQSEDPGADQKRLVRRQPPRSAAVG, from the coding sequence ATGATTTCAGAACGAAGCAGGTTGCTCGAAATCCTGAAGCAAACCTCTTACATGGAGAATCAAACCGAGGGCTTTCTTCTCGCCTCAGGAGAACGCAGTCCGTATTACGTGGATTGCAAAAAAGCGCTCTCTCATCCGGAGGCACGGATGCTGATTGGATCTTTGATCTATTCCATCATCGAGAAGGATGATCCAATCGATGCCGTCGGAGGGTTGGAAATAGGGGCATATCCGATCGCGACAGCAGTGTCCGACAAAATTTGGCAAGAAACGGGAAAATCCGTTCGAGCGTTTGTCGCCCGTAAGGATCAGAAGAAGCACGGAGTAGGAAAACGCCTGGCAGGCGATGTTCGCCAAGGTGACAAAGCGCTGATTGTTGATGATGTGATCACGTCTGGTGGCTCAGCAATCATGGCGATCGATCGAGCGCGTGAGGAAGGGCTTGAAGTCCGCCGAGTGATCGCCCTGATAGATCGTGAAGAACAAGACGGGCGCAAAACCATCGAGGCGCGGGGAGTCAAATATGATGCCTTGTTTACCTTGTCGGACTTGATTCACTTTCATGGCCACGACCAGCAAAGCGAAGATCCGGGCGCTGATCAAAAGCGGCTTGTACGAAGGCAACCTCCGCGCTCTGCTGCCGTTGGTTAA